The genomic segment TTGATTAGTTTTTTCTTTAACTAATAGTTTTATGTTTAAGTTTGTTTACCAAGTTAATTGGTGattttttataaaacaaaaatatcaattagtaaaatataaaaacatgtaaataatttgtcaaatattatttttttaatggcaTTGGTGCAATTAATGGATAAAAGCATAAAATGAAATCACAATAATACATGaatataagaagaaaaaaaataatattgcTCTTACTTGCTACTTCATTGTTTTAAGGGTCTATTATGTCAAATTATCTAGTGGTGGAGGAATCACTctcttaatttttaaaaatataaaagaatgGTTCACAAATAAAGTTATGTAAAAGTGAGATTGTTTCTAAAAGAAAGTCATGTACTTTtctatttgatttaaaaaaatccTAATCTAATGCCGACccaaaaggtggagtaaaataagAAAAATCTAGTCATTAAACTACTCTAAAAGAATCTTCTCTTTCTTTATTAATTCAAAGTACTTATTCCAATTATTAGAAAAATACAAAGTAATGTGTTGAGTTAAAGGGTATTTAATAGAGTACCGAAATGTGCACcggaatattcaaatattacagACAGTGATATGGTATtactttttaaaatagtgagtttcAGTTTTGATAAATATGGttgaataattaaattaaactaatatatcagtatgtataatattttagtgCATATTTTAAgtgtacatatcattactctatttATTATGCGTTTTTGCGTAAGCTACTCTCCAACActcctttaattaagtttttttttaatgaaatacttttgtttaagaaatttattaattcatcaaactttattaattttgacttcaaaaatttattaatttttttaatttatcaaaatttATAAGGCATGTTTCATGTCTTAAAGCAGAgggttattatttatttatttaaataaagaatatgttattatattttttattataattaatgtaGCTCAATTGTGAGGGTGAGAAAATATAAGATGAAAATCTAAAGTTCCAACcttagactttttttttttattattatttctgatctatatatatatatatatatatatacaccaaATGGgctaattttatataataataattaataaaaatgaattatGTTTGCCACTACCAACTTTATGTGACCATTTTCAAAAACCTCTTGCTCATAATAATGATATCATCCTTTTACAATCGAAACCACAAGACAAAGTCTAAGTTAATGATTATATTCTTCTCTATACTTAGTTGATACTTGGAAAAAGTTTCTATGTAATGAATGATTGAATTCTCAACTAGTTGGAAAAAGTTGATACTTGGAAAAACTACTTTTGAAATTTattcatatttattatattgaGATGTGACTATTTGTAGCCAAACGAAAATAGTAATGTGACAATTTGTGCAAGTTGAGTCAATTTAATTATAGTGAAACTATCAATTTCTTAATTACCTGCTTAATTATGATTCATATATTGAAGCTATCACTCTCATCAATCTGTGAGACAACGAtgaaactaacaaaaaaaaaaaaattgatggttGAATAAATTATAATTGATGTAGATGACAAGTCTTTTTCTATTTTGacctagttttgataattttatgCAAAATGACATGTGCCTAAAATTTTGACCGACTATCTAAAAATTTCGACCAATTGTCTGGAGTGTCGGatgtcattttacaaaatattatcaaAACTAAATCAAAgtgcaaaataattttaaaatataagtcATTTTCTCAAAAGATCtatttttttatgcaaaaaaacttttaaatttttgtataaaaatattaatggtattatactttttttttttttaatttatgatggaaaacccaaattttcaatttattcataTTATTATATTGCAACATTTTTGGTGTATTTCCATGTCAATTTGAAGTACTTTTGAAGGTTTCCAAAGGCCCCAAAAACCCTAATCCAATGATAAATGATAAGATGCCATTGAAATAAGTCCAAATCAAAAGCCCAATACTATTTATATTATTAGGTTTTTGGGTGACAAAGTTGTGAGGTGGTTGAGATTTTTAAGGCCATATCACATGATCATGTGCGTTCCATCTCATTCTACATTAAAAGATCTTTGGAGCCGAAAAGAAAGTACTAAAATGCATGTGCTTAAATTGACTACTTCATTACTATTAATGTTTTCAATGCATGCTTTTGGGACCATATTTATACCTAATGTAATTTCTAGGAACCTTTTTGTTCTTTCTCACACTCCACTAGTTAATAAATAAAGAGTTTATATCTTTTTAGGCAATGTGTTTTGTcacattatctgtttggaccttgtattttgacaaattactttttggaccctatgttttgtaaaatagttaaaatagaaccctaaactcaattttgatgaagaaaaaattgaatataacaatacagtttttaagcagaatgattttatttttgttctgaattgttagtttggtaaattatttgtgattttagttgaaaaaacattgaccaaaatcgggtttagggttccattttaatcattttacaaaacataaggtctaaaaagtaatttgttaaaacacaagatccaaagaggtaatgggacaaaacacagagtccaaaaaaagtataaacccataaataaataaagaaaacaatAGAAAAAAAAGGGATTACTTGATAAGTATCAATTTTtaggattagttaactaaaattgGTCATTAAATAAATTcgattaaattttatatattattataatgatatttctCATAGTACCATTGATTAAAAATATATCATTCAATGTCTAAAGGGAATAATTGATAGTATCAAATaaatattgggtacaaaattaatttttttttaaattggctCAAATTTAAATGACATCTACCGGCACTCCatataatttgtaaaaaaaaaaatagtcttcAAAAGGGTTTGTTTTCCTTGAAATTCTTTCCAAAATTGTAAAAGATATGGAGACTGGAGAGTAGCAATCATTAAAGAGAAAAACAAGTGATTAAAAAGGGAGAATAAGAAATGGGGGGAGGAGAATAAAATGTCCCTTTAATTGTTTAGTAGAATAGATAGAAAAAATTGACTATTATTTGGGAATTTTggtattaaattatatatttatggtatttttacttattttgaaaaataaagtaaGGTTACAAGTAAGTTACAGATTATcccatgtttatatatatatatatatatatataatattcattttaaaaaaatatggtaAGACTACATGTCACTCCATGTTTACTTCTTATGTGTGTTTGTCACAATTTCTTTTTTGTAACCTTatgttatttttcaaaataaaagcaAACTTTATGGTGCTGTTTGATAACAtttaaaaatatagttttttatttaattaattaaaattttgacaattaaatataaaatagtgtttggtaactttatttttatttactatttttaaaaattttaattaaaatttattaaattttgaaaatataattttttcactttcaaaatttttttaaacagttttcgaCTTTTCGTTTTATTTTTCTATTCTTCAAATCAATacctcattttatatttttaaataaaaaataaaaataaaagttatcaaacacatttcttattttttgtttttaaaaacaaaaaacaaaatagttaccaaacatattttttctttttaaaaataaaaaaacaaaaataaaaaaaatattttcaattttgtgtttaaaaaattcataaacaaatgttgtgtttggtaaaaaatttgtttttgaattttttaaacacaaaatggaaatattatttttatttttgtttttaatttttaaaaaataaaaatatgtttgataactatttttattttttgtttttaaaaataaaaaataataaatgcgattgataacttttatttttatgttttgtttaacaatataaaataaggtggtgatttgaagaagagaagaaaaaaaaactaaaagttgaaaataatttaaaaaaaatttgaaagtaaaaattttctattttcaaaattttgtttaaaatttaaaagaataataaataaaaatagagttaccaaacactattttatgtttaatcatcaaattttttttttaattaaataaaaaattgtttttttaatagttaccaaacaacaccaaatttttaggaaataCAACCTATATTTTTCGATTCCCATATTTAATTaccattattatttattatgttgaattattaaatattttttcaattttaagatAACATATTATCTCATGTTATGTAAAAAGAGATATTATAGTTTGAAAAGACATGTACTTGTTTAGAGTATTTtcatcttattttaaaaaaaaaacaactcaaTTCTTCTCAACGTGTTCAGCGGATTTATGTGAAATTTCCCTTCCTAAAATTTAAATCATTATCTCAatataaaacaacaaaaaatgatATCAGAAAATACTTGTTatgatatataaaataaataaatagaatatcagtcactttacctgaaaaaaaaatgtcaaaaaccAACCACTTAACATAAAAACCTGGATAACAATATGGATATttgatttgaaaatatttttatatatatttatataattttttaaaataaaattagtcACAACTATCAGTGACAACAAAATAAGGTaataactaaaaataaattaGTCACACACTTTagttataataatttattaattggGACTAAAAGTATTTTAGTCACAACATTTAGTTGTGAACTTTTAacaattacaaattaaaaaaatttaaattctgTCACAAATAATTTGGTGTCACTAAAATGTTATTTGTCACAAATTAtgactaaaaaatatatttagtcaCAAATTATTTTTATTGTCACTAAAAAGTTGTGACTAAGTCTGAAGTATTTTGTAGtggattttattttttcaaaaaagaatattttatttatatatattaggcAGTTTACTCTTGGATAAAATTTGAAATATCACTGAAAAAAAAACACTGTTATATTGGCAGTTATACAGTTTTTTAAAACTTGATTTGTAACGTTtcgtgtctttttttttttttttctcttctcttatAAATTTACAAACTAAaacaaaaacatttgaaaaataTGATATTACCATAACCATCATAAGGACTTGGTTCCTCTCCAAACCAAAACGATGGCTTCACACTCCACAAGTTAGTATCTATCATCTAATTTAACTTGATTAGATCATACCTAATCTTAATGTTTTTTAATGAACTTTTGATTAGTTATGTTAACAGATGAACATGTCTTCTCAAAGAAGAAGAATACTAATAATAAAAGAACTTTAAACGAGTTTGATCTACAATGGATAGAAAAGATTCCAAAATGTCCTATATACCATCCAACAGTGGAGGAGTTTGATGATCCATTGCTTTATCTCCAAACCATTGCTCCTCATGCTTCAAAATATGGTATGTATGTTCAATGTGTTATCTTCAAAACCCGAAATTCGATCTCTCTCTAATCGAAATATTTCGAAAGTTTAGGGATTTGCAAGATTGTATCTCCTATAAAAGCTTGTGTTCCAGCCAATGTTGTACTCTCAAAAGAGATGAAAGGGTTCAAGTTCGAAACCAATGTCCAACCTCTTCGAATTGGTTCGAGGGATCCGAATGACAAGTTCGCCTTCTTTAAGAGAGGAAGGTAGTTTGGTATGTTTACATCATGAAATTATCAAAGTGATGAGAATTTGATCAAGTTTTTTGTTTCATTTTCAGAAAATATTCTTTTAAAGAATTTGAGAGTATGGCTGACAAGGTGTTTGTTCGGCGATTTCGGTCTTCTGATTCTGTTCCTTCAGAACAAGATTTTTGGCATGAAATGTTAGTTGGAAGAAAGGGTTGTTCGGTTGAGTATGGAGTCAATGTTGAAGGAAGTGCTTTTTCATCTGATCCTAATGACAATCTTGGAAGAAGCAAGTGGAATTTGAAGGTTTATAATAACACTTTTACTGCATAACGTTTTGTCCAAAGTGTTATAAAAAGTCCTCACTGCATTTATTTGTTCACAGAATCTCTCAAGGCTTCCAAATTCTACACTGCGTTTACTTGACCGAGTTATTCcggtaaaaaagaaaaaataaaaaagcacaaatccctttttttaatttttattttcacaTTCTTATACACTTTGTTTTCTAATCTtttaaatggttcaaaaaaaaaaacaggggATAACAGATCCTATGCTATACATTGGCATGTTATATAGTATGTTCGCATGGCATGTGGAAGATCACTACTTATACAGGTAAAAATAACAGTTTTATTTTCTAATACTTTTACTTCAATTTATACATATTATAACACCCTTttgagtctttttttttttcattgcagCATTAACTATCACCACTCTGGTGCACCAAAAACTTGGTATGGAGTGCCTGCTGATTTCGCTTCTCGATTTGAAAACGCCGTCCTCAATCATGTTTACAATGGCGAAGAAGTTGGTGTTTCGAAACTTCTTGCAGAGAAAACAACAATGTTTCCCCCAAGTGTTCTGCTCCAAAACAATGTACCTGTTTACAAGGCCATACAGAAGCCAGGGGAGTTTGTCATAACATTTCCTAAAGCATACCATTCTGGTTTTAGCCATGGTAAGAAAATCCTCTCAGAACACTTCTTTTTTCTAACTTTTTCACAtgtatttttactttttttatggTGAAAAAACTCAGGTTTTAACTGTGGTGAGGCTGTGAATTTCGCCATTGGCGATTGGTTTCCATTTGGAGGAGAAGCTAGGCAAAGTTATGCACTTCTAAGAGTTTCGCCTATCATTCCTTATGAGGAACTTCTCTGTAAAGAAGCAATGCTTTTACATAATTTGTCCCCGAAAAAAGAACAAGACTTGGCTTCTCACTTCTCTATCAAGCTCTCATTCGTTTGCCTTGTTAGATTCCTCGAGCAAGATTTGTGGCGTTTGAGTAGGATTTTGCGAAGATCTTCGAGCAGCGTTTGGTCAACTGCTCAAGACACCAAGTTATGCAGCCGCTGCTATCGCGATTGCTACTTGGCATACTTGATGTGCAGCTCTTGCCCTTCTTATTCCCTTTGCCTTAGTCATGGTACAAAAAAATGATTCTTAAGATTATAGCTCTTTGCATACATGTTTAGGCTTTTTTTATCTGATTTTTCATTGCTGAGATTTGAAGTTTGGGATGCTGCAACTGATTGGATTGATTGTCCTTGTGGGAACCAATGTAATGCTCTCTTTTTGAGAGATGACATGTCAACATATGAGAATGTTGCGCGAGTATTCGAGCAAGAGGATCGAATATCGATGGAGATTCGAGAAGAAATGAAGAATCATGAGTTTAGGGCTTCTAGTAAGGTAAGTTTCTtaaaaccaaaactcaaatatgTTTTAATTTTGTTCAAAATTTTGGACATTAATGATCTGAAATTGGACACAGGACTATACTGATTTCAAACTGAAAGGGAAATCAAAACTTAGAGGGAGGACTCTGAAGATTACTTCAAATGAATAACAAAATTTTCACTGTTGAtgtctgctttttttttttttttataacttttcaAAGAAAAATGTCATTGAAAACATGTTAATTTATGGTGCTACTTCTTAATAATGGAACTGAATTATTTAGTTATTTAAGTTTAATAAATCTCATGTTGTGAACTTAATAATTGATCTCTCTGGTCTGGACTGGACTCACCTAAACTTGTCCAAGTCAGTAAGCAAACCTTATGATCATTTCATGTCCATTTTAAAGGTCAACAAGAATTCAGTTGAGTTTTTACATTTTGTTTtacctttaatttttttttactattttactccagagatgttttttttttagtttttacatataatttttttatttgattcctcgtttatatatatatatattagataagCTGTTATATTATTAAtctcatttatatatttttaatattatgctTCTTACAtgtaattttcttttttatattatatcattacattttttattctaaaaGTACACATCTACATAATCAATATGTCATTTTTTCTTGGTCCTCATTGAGAAAGGTATTTATGTATTCAAGATTCAACTATATATGTGTGCAACGCTTACTTTGGGCTAAGACGAGCCAGATCCACGACTAGGGTCCCAcgactatttttttaaaaatttctttcaaaaatatcataaacttttagaaaattttacataAAGAATCCCTAATCTTCAATTTTTCTTAAGGCTCAAAACTCTTTAGGGTCGGTCGTGTAGTATAAGAGCAAGTTATGTAGAAAATTAGTTAATTGATTGATATTATGATCATTTCGTTGCCCTTAAAAAGGTCAACAAGAATCAAGTTCTtacatgtaatttttattttattttacctctcctgtttatatatttaatattatgttACTTAcatgtaaaataaaattatttcacCCAACCTTTATATATCTATAATATCATTCTATCTTTACACAAATTTTTATAAAAGTACATATTTTATATAATCAATATAGTTTTTTATTCTTGGTCTTGTTAGCTTATTTATTGAGAAAGGTACTATATATGTTTGGTATAAATAGTGGAAAAGTAAGAGGAAAGAAAACTTGACAAAGAGAAAGTTAAAATGAGTGTGTTTGGTAAAATATAAAAATGGATAGAAATAAATTATCAAATTATTctcattaataattatttaaattatataaataaaataataatttacatATAAGATATTTTATCTCTTTCTTGTTTATCAAACAAAATAGAGGTACAATTACAATTTAAtaatttcattaaaaaatattttaaattaaaataagtaattttaaTTTAGATACATATTAAAACCTTCTCTCCAATTAGAGAGTCAACAATATTGGTGGGAACTACTAGTTCTTTTTACCCTTTTTATTTCTCTCTTcaaacttctttttctttccacCAACCAAACAAACATTTGTTTTCTCCTCTACCAAACAACTTAGGATAAAAGaatattcttttcttttattttcttttctttctacATCTTTCCATCTTGCTTTATTTTCTTCGTCATTACCAAACATAGTGTTTTTAATGTAAGAGCCAATGATTAGAGATTTAAAGATGTACTCACTAAAAAAACTCTTTTAGTGGAAAGACTTGTATATATTTGGTTGGTTGTATAATGCAGCCAAATtcttactattttagaaaatatcAATTGCCAAGTGCCAAATGCCAAGTGCCAAGTGCCAAAATAAGAATCTTGTCCAATCATAAACAGGCAAAATATCTCTTGAGAATAAACATTAAAGATAAGACCTACACCTACATATTATTTCTCATACTCATGCATACTATATATGACTTATTTATGTCCATATAGATTTTCAAAACATGTATAGTCATTCAATTTTTGTGTAGATCTTACTTTTCTTCAATTATTCAGAGTGGCCAGTGTGTAAGATGTTGCAAGTATTGAAATATCTAAAATGTAGCTTAAAAAAGTCGACATGATTGAAATCATCTCGAAGATTAGCAGGATAACTATTAGCTAGTTGAATGGGGATAAATTAGCCCCTGGTCGGCCGGGCTTTTGAAAGCTGTTTTTGGGCTTCTGAAGCTCCAAAAATACTTCTGTTGCTAGTTGGGTAACTACTGAATTTCAGCTTTTACCTTTAAAATACTCTTTTAACAGAAGTTAGCTTTAGCAGCTTTCTCAGGAAGAATTTTCTGAAAAGCTAAATGTAGAAgcaaaaattcaaccaaacagggCCTTAAACTTTGGCAATAGGCAATGCTCTCCTTCTCGAATCTCGACCACCAAACTAGTGATTGAGAGATGTAGTGCTCGAAGTACGTTGAGAGAAGTTCAAGCTCCTACTCGAgcttagggtaccaaatatgtataatttttaaatataggatatcaaattagcattattgtaaacacctagtacaaaaatgattatttacaaaaacacaggtaccaaatggttacctacccataTAATTTTTTGAGTACAAATATAACTTCATATTTTTCCCTCTagaaatatacatatttataagagtaaatacttatttggtaccatatatttataataatgatCGTTTGGTACCATTTGTTTGCAATTCGTACTAATTTGGTACCCTCCGTTGGAATGTGGTCAACCCATACTTCAAATATGACCATATTGTCCAtctttttaatgatttatttgatttgattttgttattgttattttaaaatgatttaaaaatattttttaaattaataaaacaaaaattattttataatcaaTTAAAtgtaaattattaaataaaaaataatataaattaattttaaaataaaaatatttaataaaactatcataattaattaaataaacataaatatattcaattccaaatataaataaaaaaaaactaaaaccaatatttttaaattaattaaagtaaaatgaaaacctaataattttttttaagttttaattaaactatttttgtttgaatttagttttttgGCTTTTAAGTTTAGGGTGTTGATTCTAattttttggtttaagtttagaggttagatttattttttttaatttttttaatttaaattatttcaaTGTTTTAAgtatacattttttttgttttattaatttagaaaatattttaaaaacattttaaaataacaaaaaaaaaatcaaataaatcattaaaaatatGGGCAATATAGTCATATTTAAAATGTGGGTTGACCACATTCCAGCGAAGAGTATCAAATTGATATGAATTGAAAACAGAGATTGTCAAATGATCATTATTATAAAGATAGGgtacaaaatttatattttgataaaataaaatatatcaaataagTATTTACCCAATTTATAATCTAACTCCATGTCCACGTTTTGTATGATTTAGAAAATCATTAGGTATTTTTGGTAATTCTAAAAAGCTAACATCAAttgatattttgataaatataagaaaggaaaaagaaatgCAAATTATATATTCTTTGAGTAATATAAATCTCTCAATAGTAATAATGTTGGGAccgaattatttttattattatgaagagattataacttaattataaatatatttataaaattttataaatatacacatttaattctaaattaattaataattcatAAAACATGTCAAATATCTAACGTATACTCattgataaataaaataaaatagtgtATCTATATAACATTGCCATCTAAGAAGTTAAAtatttttctctcaatgaaaaatctacatatataatacattacaTATAACATAGCTTTTGAGCAATTTTCAACCAATTCAATTGAaacattatatataatatttatatataacatagtaAATTAACATGACAAAAAATATTCATGTTAAGTTGTGCAAAAAGAAAGAATCAAACTTGCAAGTTCTAAACATGATTGAAAAGTTAGTAATATTTTGGTTTCAATCAAAATATTTCTCATTTATTACAAATCCACAAATTCAAATATTTGATTAGCAActctaaaaaaatatatcataaacaAATTCAGATAAATATTTTATATCATCTTAAAATTTTAGTACCAATAagatagtatatatatatttatttatttaatattaaaataattataactgTTATCCAAAGAACAGGCGTGGATGACGTGACAGatatttttaacacgtggctgacacctggcagaggttctgttcgaccatcgaccagggagattcccatggcgtaatatttggactttatatacgaccagcttagTCGTATACTCCgaatattttgagaagatcttatgcaattatgatcatatccgagattatctctcATAATTTCTGagtatccgattaattaggaaataatatcggtaacaaatttatgtaatcttccttgagcctataaataaagagaatAGCTCAAAGAAGGGGGCTTCTTCTTTTTGACTAATTTGAGTTTATgttttacaagagaattagaatTATTACCttctgattgtattattcatccctctaaggttggtgaaactcgaataaccctagttctttgatcactcttttgagattcaatatcaataatagtttaagtggacgtaggtcattaccaatttttGGGGCCGAACCGCTATAATTTCTTTGTGTCATTTACTATTCTTTCCATTAGACTTGTTTCAATACCTTctgtcacatcaagcatttgattccgtgtcaattgaccaaaacgagggtcaacaataaCTATGTGGATGCATATTTCTTAAGATGAgatcaacaaattttttaatttattataatgtagagtttattttcttttcatAGTCACAAGTTAAGattataaattttaataattatataattaattttaatataaaactccaaaataatgagtgatttttttTACATCATTATCTTCCATAAATTAACTGCTCATGGCATTCAAGATTACATCAAAAGTAAGTAATTCTCttgaataattaaaattgtaaaattcataatattaaaaaaaatgtatttgtaGAAAAGATTataatttacaaaatatatagtatcTTATCCACCAAAGCTTGTTAAGATTACATCATTTTCCAATTCTAGACAGTTCTTTCCAATTATCACAAGTCCAAAGttgattataaaatattattatttttgtctAATTTTCTCAACCTCAATTATGAATAATTAtattttgtattaataataaaatgtgaAATAGAATTAACATAAAAGACAAAGGCCACACACTAACCAAGAGATGGACAGAAAAGTCCCATGTGTGTCCACAGTATCGGGGATAATGGGTTTTGCCCTTTTTTatgtttaataaaaataaataaaaatattacttttactctTTAATGCTAAATTACttattaaatatatgattttttttaaatgataaatttCATGCTTTATGCGTGATAgtacatattaattttaaaatatgacAAAATTACGTGGCatttcaaaaatatgatttttttagggtttttggcagcGACAATTGTAACGctccacgtcactatgactgtttcctg from the Humulus lupulus chromosome X, drHumLupu1.1, whole genome shotgun sequence genome contains:
- the LOC133804399 gene encoding lysine-specific demethylase JMJ13-like; translated protein: MASHSTNEHVFSKKKNTNNKRTLNEFDLQWIEKIPKCPIYHPTVEEFDDPLLYLQTIAPHASKYGICKIVSPIKACVPANVVLSKEMKGFKFETNVQPLRIGSRDPNDKFAFFKRGRKYSFKEFESMADKVFVRRFRSSDSVPSEQDFWHEMLVGRKGCSVEYGVNVEGSAFSSDPNDNLGRSKWNLKNLSRLPNSTLRLLDRVIPGITDPMLYIGMLYSMFAWHVEDHYLYSINYHHSGAPKTWYGVPADFASRFENAVLNHVYNGEEVGVSKLLAEKTTMFPPSVLLQNNVPVYKAIQKPGEFVITFPKAYHSGFSHGFNCGEAVNFAIGDWFPFGGEARQSYALLRVSPIIPYEELLCKEAMLLHNLSPKKEQDLASHFSIKLSFVCLVRFLEQDLWRLSRILRRSSSSVWSTAQDTKLCSRCYRDCYLAYLMCSSCPSYSLCLSHVWDAATDWIDCPCGNQCNALFLRDDMSTYENVARVFEQEDRISMEIREEMKNHEFRASSKDYTDFKLKGKSKLRGRTLKITSNE